The following are encoded together in the Herpetosiphon gulosus genome:
- a CDS encoding fatty acyl-AMP ligase has product MLDHDLVLEAGGSSTTIQSKPASFVEIILQRAQTTPEAIALNFYTADGYRTSLSYGLLAQRCQAIAAVLQRITKPGDRALLLYPPGLGYVEAFFGCLFAGVIAVPAYPPRPNRHDQRLDAIISNAEARVMLAASEVVAQQRALSQQYTGLGQLQWIASDLVNSQLASMWQAPSIDTHDLAFLQYTSGSTSQPRGVMVSHENLVYNSGLIAQSFGITADDHVFIWLPPYHDMGLIGGIMQPLFTGCELSLIDPLTFLQQPLIWLRMISDLGVTVTGGPNFAYDLCVAKAKPEALAGIDLSRLRVAFNGAEPIRAATLERFSRTFAPLGFKSQAFLPCYGLAEATLFVSGAPHAAEPTSITVDTQALSQHQAVPSITGTLLVSSGVVAAPQVVAIVDPEQGQICADGWVGEVCIHGRSIAHGYWDNPSASEATFRLMLPDGRGPFLRTGDLGFIHNEQLYITGRLKDLIIIDGRNHYPQDLELSVELAHPAIRQGGCAAFAVDGPDGEQIVIVAEIRRPNQAEEAAKAVRLALQQQHDLAIADLMWVRPGQVPKTSSGKVRRRECRQRYLSQTLNTLEGEE; this is encoded by the coding sequence ATGCTTGATCATGATCTGGTGTTGGAGGCGGGTGGTAGTTCTACGACGATTCAATCCAAACCTGCAAGTTTTGTTGAAATTATTCTTCAGCGGGCACAAACGACTCCTGAAGCGATTGCGCTTAATTTTTATACGGCTGATGGCTACCGTACTAGTCTATCGTATGGCTTATTGGCACAGCGTTGCCAGGCAATTGCCGCCGTTTTGCAACGTATTACCAAACCAGGCGATCGGGCCTTGTTATTATACCCGCCCGGCTTAGGTTATGTTGAAGCATTTTTCGGCTGTTTATTCGCTGGCGTGATTGCCGTTCCAGCCTATCCACCTCGCCCCAATCGCCACGATCAACGCTTAGATGCGATTATTAGCAATGCCGAAGCGCGGGTGATGTTGGCAGCTAGCGAGGTTGTGGCTCAGCAACGAGCCTTATCACAACAATATACTGGCCTTGGCCAATTGCAATGGATCGCCAGCGATTTGGTTAATAGCCAACTGGCGAGTATGTGGCAAGCCCCCAGCATCGATACCCATGATCTGGCCTTTTTGCAATATACCTCTGGCTCAACTTCGCAACCACGCGGCGTGATGGTTAGCCACGAAAATCTGGTTTATAACTCGGGCCTGATTGCCCAAAGTTTTGGGATTACGGCTGATGATCATGTGTTTATTTGGTTGCCGCCCTACCACGATATGGGCTTGATCGGCGGGATTATGCAGCCGTTGTTTACTGGCTGTGAATTAAGTTTGATCGACCCCCTGACCTTTTTGCAACAACCACTAATTTGGCTGCGCATGATCAGCGATTTAGGTGTGACGGTCACTGGTGGGCCTAATTTTGCCTACGATTTATGTGTGGCCAAAGCTAAGCCCGAAGCTTTGGCAGGTATTGATCTGAGCCGTTTGCGGGTGGCGTTTAATGGAGCTGAGCCAATTCGCGCGGCAACGCTTGAGCGATTTAGTCGCACATTCGCCCCACTGGGCTTCAAATCTCAAGCCTTTTTGCCCTGTTATGGTTTGGCTGAGGCCACCTTGTTTGTCAGTGGTGCGCCGCATGCCGCCGAGCCAACGAGCATTACGGTTGATACCCAAGCCTTGAGCCAACATCAGGCGGTTCCGAGCATAACTGGGACGTTGTTGGTTAGCTCTGGCGTGGTGGCCGCGCCGCAAGTTGTGGCGATTGTCGATCCTGAGCAAGGCCAAATTTGTGCCGATGGTTGGGTTGGCGAGGTCTGCATTCACGGGCGCAGCATTGCCCATGGCTATTGGGATAACCCTAGTGCGAGCGAGGCAACCTTTCGATTGATGCTGCCTGATGGGCGCGGGCCTTTCTTACGCACCGGCGATCTTGGTTTTATCCACAACGAGCAGTTGTATATCACTGGGCGGCTCAAAGACCTGATTATTATTGATGGCCGCAATCATTATCCCCAAGATTTGGAATTAAGTGTTGAATTGGCACACCCTGCGATTCGCCAAGGTGGTTGTGCTGCATTTGCGGTCGATGGCCCTGACGGTGAGCAAATTGTGATTGTGGCCGAAATTCGCCGCCCCAACCAAGCTGAAGAGGCTGCCAAGGCTGTGCGTTTGGCCTTGCAACAACAACACGATTTGGCAATCGCCGATTTGATGTGGGTACGACCTGGTCAAGTGCCCAAAACTTCAAGTGGTAAAGTGCGCCGCCGCGAATGCCGCCAACGTTATTTGAGCCAAACCCTCAATACCTTGGAGGGTGAGGAATGA